A genome region from Schistocerca americana isolate TAMUIC-IGC-003095 chromosome 1, iqSchAmer2.1, whole genome shotgun sequence includes the following:
- the LOC124550125 gene encoding vegetative cell wall protein gp1-like: MRRSVSRAALLLLLLITAASAHHSAAVGEEAAAADHAASGDAVPAVPAGARAAVAPVHPVAHSEGAADNKAAVPAAAGDARYADGDESGESEHIADVVAQDGSLSRVRKSCPPFGPCKQFCIEVRPRDPRQSPFIICEPPDHAKNPVPPYPFSPAYPYYPDYEYPYPPGPKEPLPPAPEPYPGYPYSPYYKAPYYKAPYPPPPLYYPLPVPVQSSQNSASSAAATATASTALQGLSSLVPHFRAVEEQKSSPVASKPNATPDSSEKPAASPSPSARSVYDPAYHAYPYAPPDLPVPAPCYADPRYLPPPGAQSPLALLQLFLRAESAEMMRQASGGSSEHSDSKSGPTKVNLPLENPKKSDSSVREAQMAPAYGAPFGSPFVPFGYQPMPYGYPTAPYGPANFQSSYYKSAEPKQSKPGAPPATPYVPQNPAVPPGTELPKDDVGAPPSPAANSVLKAGIPAPAAPGSPAPPSAASSPPASSPPAAGAAKDKPPAAPAPPSAGKPKSASEVDDQPKVAVNPLHRGYPHRYGYWGQPIAPGHLYGNQYQNYPGMHYGMM; encoded by the exons ATGCGGCGCTCCGTCTCGcgcgccgcgctgctgctgctgctgctgataacCGCAGCGTCGGCACACCACAGCGCCGCCGTCGGCGAAGAGGCGGCCGCCGCCGACCACGCCGCGTCGGGCGACGCCGTCCCCGCCGTCCCTGCCGGCGCCAGGGCCGCCGTCGCTCCGGTCCACCCCGTCGCCCACAGCGAAGGCGCCGCCGACAACAAAGCTGCGGTGCCCGCCGCAGCCGGCGACGCCCGCTACGCCGACGGAGACGAGAGTGGCGAGAGCGAGCACATCGCCGACGTCGTGGCGCAGGACGGCAGCCTGTCGCGGGTGAGAAAGTCGTGCCCTCCCTTCGGCCCGTGCAAGCAGTTCTGCATCGAAGTCCGGCCGCGAGACCCGCGCCAGTCGCCGTTCATCATCTGCGAGCCGCCCGACCACGCGAAGAACCCGGTCCCGCCCTATCCGTTCAGCCCCGCGTATCCTTACTACCCGGATTACGAGTATCCTTACCCACCGGGGCCCAAGGAGCCTCTTCCGCCGGCGCCAGAGCCGTATCCGGGGTACCCGTACTCGCCCTACTACAAGGCGCCCTACTACAAAGCGCCGTATCCCCCGCCCCCGCTTTACTACCCGCTACCAGTGCCGGTGCAGTCGTCGCAGAACTCGGCCTCCTCCGCAGCGGCCACGGCTACGGCGTCCACGGCTCTGCAGGGCCTCAGCAGCCTGGTGCCACATTTCCGCGCGGTGGAGGAGCAAAAGTCCTCGCCGGTGGCCAGCAAACCGAACGCTACTCCAGACTCGTCCGAGAAGCCGGCAGCGTCGCCTTCCCCCTCGGCCCGCAGCGTCTACGACCCGGCCTATCACGCCTACCCGTACGCGCCGCCGGATTTACCCGTGCCGGCGCCGTGCTATGCAGACCCCAGGTACCTGCCGCCTCCGGGCGCTCAGTCGCCCCTAGCGCTGCTGCAGCTGTTCCTGC GGGCTGAATCCGCGGAGATGATGCGCCAGGCGAGCGGCGGGAGCTCCGAGCACAGTGACAGCAAATCCGGTCCTACGAAGGTCAACCTGCCCCTGGAGAATCCCAAGAAGAGCGACTCATCCGTCCGGGAAGCGCAGATGGCGCCCGCTTACGGAGCGCCCTTCGGCAGCCCGTTCGTGCCCTTCGGGTACCAGCCGATGCCGTACGGTTACCCAACTGCACCGTACGGTCCTGCCAACTTTCAGTCCAGTTACTACAAGTCGGCAGAGCCGAAGCAGTCCAAACCCGGAGCGCCGCCCGCCACTCCGTACGTCCCACAGAACCCGGCCGTCCCCCCGGGCACCGAGTTGCCTAAGGACGACGTAGGAGCGCCGCCGTCTCCGGCAGCCAACAGCGTCCTGAAAGCTGGCATCCCGGCTCCTGCGGCCCCCGGCAGTCCTGCGCCGCCTTCAGCTGCCTCGAGTCCACCGGCGTCTTCGCCGCCAGCTGCCGGGGCCGCCAAGGACAAACCGCCAGCAGCGCCGGCGCCGCCGTCGGCTGGCAAACCGAAATCCGCGTCGGAGGTAGATGACCAACCCAAGGTGGCCGTCAACCCACTACACAGAGGGTACCCGCATCGGTACGGCTATTGGGGCCAGCCTATAGCGCCTGGCCATCTCTACGGCAACCAGTACCAAAACTACCCCGGAATGCATTATGGTATGATGTAA